The following are encoded in a window of Chryseobacterium sp. genomic DNA:
- a CDS encoding DUF4349 domain-containing protein — MKNLHPKTVLISLVLLTGTACSKSEVSTTEVMHETDSAVLISDSISNAATMEMEGKRFIKSANVDMEVKDVYDATIAIEKSVQEMGGFVTTSELISRIVSEETYEVSDESAVLLRKFRTENNMQVRIPTEQLVALLQFINNRKVFLTSRVILAEDVTANIELAKMESKRIKTTANNIRQIRNDKDKVKLDDQNMGANNNQKVADLQMSDRLKYSTVQIYLKEPELRAAEIAVTNVRNKDNKFKSNFLYETKNAFVEGFYLTQRLVIGLLTLWPILIIGGLLIYFFRRKRTGNRIHTGLPRK, encoded by the coding sequence ATGAAAAATTTGCATCCGAAAACCGTTTTGATAAGCCTTGTACTCCTTACAGGTACAGCATGCAGCAAAAGTGAAGTCAGTACAACCGAAGTTATGCATGAAACCGACAGCGCCGTACTGATTTCAGACAGTATCTCAAACGCAGCCACCATGGAGATGGAAGGAAAGAGATTTATAAAGTCTGCGAATGTGGATATGGAAGTGAAAGATGTTTACGACGCTACCATCGCAATTGAAAAGTCTGTACAGGAAATGGGAGGTTTTGTCACCACAAGCGAGCTCATTTCCAGAATTGTTTCAGAAGAAACTTATGAGGTAAGCGATGAGAGTGCCGTCCTTTTGCGAAAATTCAGGACAGAGAACAATATGCAGGTAAGGATTCCTACAGAACAACTCGTCGCATTGCTTCAGTTCATCAACAACCGTAAAGTATTCCTCACTTCCAGGGTTATCCTGGCTGAAGATGTTACCGCAAATATTGAACTGGCCAAAATGGAATCAAAAAGGATTAAAACCACAGCCAATAACATCCGGCAAATCCGCAATGATAAAGATAAAGTAAAACTCGACGACCAGAATATGGGCGCAAACAACAATCAGAAAGTCGCTGATCTACAGATGAGTGACCGACTGAAGTACAGTACGGTCCAAATCTATCTGAAAGAACCGGAACTACGTGCGGCAGAAATAGCGGTTACTAATGTGCGGAACAAGGATAATAAATTTAAGTCCAACTTCCTGTACGAAACAAAGAACGCTTTTGTGGAAGGTTTTTACCTTACCCAAAGACTGGTTATCGGACTGCTTACGCTCTGGCCAATTCTTATTATAGGCGGCCTGCTCATCTATTTTTTCCGGAGAAAGAGGACAGGTAACCGTATACATACAGGACTGCCGCGCAAGTAA
- the lon gene encoding endopeptidase La: MEFDDILDDGFSLVAEEINLKDFDETELNTSQTVFPILPVRNMVMFPKVIVPITAGRKNSIKLLEEAQQSGEFIGILSQKNATVDNPAQEDMYQIGTYAKILKIIKLPEGNITAITKGFGRFKTRQFVETEPYFKAEITKLKDTAARNREEFEALIENIKDLAEKIIALDPGIPNAANFAIKNIQGLEELLNFICANANFNASKKQSLLEEKSLLKRAQTCYEMMHDDFRILELRNQIHQKTSKDLDKQQRDYFLSQQMKTIQEELGGGPESDVEELLLKVKNVKWSEEVENHFQKELNRLQRQNPNSPDYNVQRNYLDFFTDLPWDTYTKDVFDINKAEKILDKAHFGLEDIKKRILEHMAVLKLKNNMKSPILCLVGPPGVGKTSLGKSVADALGRKYVRLSLGGLHDESEIRGHRKTYIGAMAGRVLQSLKKSGTSNPVIVLDEIDKIGQGIHGDPSSALLEVLDPEQNSSFYDNFLEMGYDLSRVMFIATANSLSTVQRPLLDRMEIIEIAGYTLEEKVEIAKRHLIKKQQEENGLTAKSFKLGNAELKHIIDAHTSESGVRGLEKQIAAIARWVALQTAMEKDYEQKISLAKVDEILGVPRPKSLSEISDVPGVVTGLAWTQVGGDILFIESILSEGKGNLTMTGNLGNVMKESATIALEYIKAKHDELGISADDLQKKNIHVHVPEGATPKDGPSAGIAMLTSIVSSFRNRKVKPHLAMTGEITLRGKVLPVGGIKEKLLAATRAGITHIILCEANRKDVEEIKKDYLKNLKISYVNRMSEVIEIALEK; the protein is encoded by the coding sequence ATGGAATTTGACGATATTTTAGATGACGGCTTCAGCCTTGTAGCAGAAGAGATCAACCTTAAGGACTTTGACGAAACAGAACTTAACACAAGCCAGACAGTTTTCCCGATTCTGCCGGTGCGGAACATGGTGATGTTCCCCAAGGTAATCGTACCCATTACTGCGGGCAGGAAAAATTCGATAAAACTGCTGGAAGAAGCACAGCAAAGCGGTGAGTTCATTGGCATCCTAAGCCAGAAAAATGCGACTGTGGATAACCCCGCACAGGAGGATATGTACCAAATTGGTACTTATGCCAAAATCCTGAAGATCATTAAGCTGCCGGAAGGCAATATTACAGCAATTACAAAGGGATTTGGAAGGTTTAAGACCAGGCAGTTTGTGGAAACTGAACCTTATTTTAAAGCGGAAATTACCAAGCTGAAAGACACTGCAGCACGTAACAGGGAAGAATTTGAGGCGCTTATTGAAAACATAAAAGATCTTGCCGAAAAAATCATTGCCCTGGATCCGGGCATTCCGAATGCGGCCAATTTTGCAATCAAAAACATTCAGGGTCTGGAGGAACTGCTGAATTTTATCTGCGCGAATGCCAATTTCAACGCAAGCAAGAAGCAGAGCCTTCTGGAAGAGAAAAGTCTTCTGAAGAGAGCCCAAACCTGCTATGAAATGATGCATGACGATTTCCGGATTCTGGAGCTTCGTAACCAAATCCACCAGAAAACCTCCAAGGATCTGGATAAGCAGCAGCGCGATTATTTCCTGAGCCAGCAAATGAAGACCATTCAGGAGGAATTGGGCGGAGGTCCTGAATCTGATGTGGAGGAGCTATTACTCAAGGTCAAAAATGTTAAATGGAGCGAAGAGGTTGAAAATCATTTCCAGAAAGAACTGAACCGGCTTCAGCGCCAGAACCCCAATTCGCCGGACTATAACGTGCAGCGTAATTACCTGGATTTCTTCACAGATCTCCCCTGGGACACCTATACCAAAGATGTTTTTGACATTAATAAAGCGGAGAAAATTCTGGATAAAGCCCATTTCGGACTGGAAGATATAAAGAAAAGAATCCTGGAGCACATGGCCGTCCTCAAGCTGAAGAACAATATGAAATCGCCAATTCTTTGTTTGGTAGGTCCTCCCGGCGTGGGGAAAACTTCACTCGGAAAATCGGTTGCCGATGCACTGGGACGAAAATATGTACGGCTTTCCCTGGGTGGCTTGCATGATGAATCGGAGATCCGCGGCCACCGTAAAACCTATATCGGAGCAATGGCCGGTCGCGTGTTGCAGTCCCTGAAAAAATCAGGGACATCCAACCCGGTAATTGTTCTGGACGAGATTGATAAAATCGGTCAGGGAATCCATGGTGATCCAAGCTCTGCGCTGTTGGAAGTTTTGGATCCGGAACAGAACAGTTCTTTTTACGACAATTTCCTGGAGATGGGTTACGACCTTTCGCGGGTGATGTTTATTGCTACGGCCAACTCACTATCCACCGTGCAGCGGCCGCTTTTGGACCGGATGGAAATCATTGAAATCGCGGGCTATACGCTGGAGGAAAAGGTAGAGATTGCCAAAAGACACCTTATAAAAAAGCAGCAGGAAGAGAACGGGCTCACAGCCAAATCATTTAAGCTGGGCAATGCCGAACTTAAACACATCATAGACGCGCACACCTCGGAGAGTGGTGTTAGGGGACTGGAGAAGCAGATTGCGGCCATCGCGAGATGGGTAGCCCTGCAAACAGCTATGGAAAAAGACTATGAACAAAAGATCTCCCTGGCAAAAGTTGATGAAATCCTGGGTGTCCCCAGACCAAAAAGCCTTTCCGAAATTTCTGATGTACCCGGTGTCGTAACCGGACTTGCCTGGACACAGGTGGGTGGCGACATTCTTTTTATCGAAAGTATTTTAAGCGAAGGTAAAGGCAACCTAACCATGACCGGCAACCTTGGAAATGTAATGAAGGAGTCAGCCACCATCGCACTGGAGTATATAAAAGCAAAGCATGACGAACTGGGCATTTCCGCAGATGACCTGCAGAAAAAGAATATCCACGTACATGTACCGGAGGGAGCCACACCTAAGGACGGTCCTTCGGCCGGCATCGCAATGCTTACCTCTATTGTTTCCAGTTTCAGGAACCGGAAGGTAAAACCTCATCTGGCCATGACCGGTGAGATTACCCTGCGCGGAAAAGTTCTGCCGGTAGGCGGAATTAAGGAGAAATTACTGGCCGCGACGCGCGCCGGGATCACCCACATTATTCTTTGCGAAGCCAACAGGAAGGATGTTGAAGAAATCAAAAAAGACTACCTCAAGAATCTTAAGATCAGTTATGTAAACCGAATGAGCGAGGTTATTGAAATTGCCCTAGAAAAGTAA
- a CDS encoding MlaE family ABC transporter permease: protein MIKKFLTAFGEYFLLLGKAIRTPQKMSVFIKLFFREINDLGVNSFGLVVFTSVFVGAVTAIQMFNNFSSSSIPIPTPFIGYATKAVLVLEFSPTIISLILAGKVGSYIASSIGTMRVTEQIDALDIMGVNSPNFLIFPKILACVIYNPLLIGLSIAVGILGGFAAGELTGNWTISDFTTGVQMYMPMLFYYYAFIKTIVFAFIIASVPSYFGYNVSGGSLEVGRSSTQAVVWTMVFIIISELLLTQIILG from the coding sequence ATGATTAAAAAGTTCCTGACCGCCTTCGGAGAGTATTTTCTGCTGCTTGGAAAAGCCATTAGAACACCGCAGAAAATGTCGGTTTTCATTAAACTTTTTTTCAGGGAAATAAATGATCTTGGTGTAAATTCGTTCGGACTCGTGGTGTTTACTTCGGTCTTTGTTGGAGCAGTTACAGCCATTCAGATGTTCAACAATTTCAGTTCATCGTCTATTCCGATTCCTACACCGTTTATCGGTTATGCCACCAAGGCAGTACTCGTACTTGAATTTTCGCCCACCATCATCAGCCTTATACTTGCTGGTAAAGTTGGTTCGTATATTGCCTCCAGTATCGGTACAATGCGCGTAACGGAGCAGATAGATGCGCTGGACATCATGGGCGTCAATTCCCCTAACTTCCTGATATTCCCGAAAATATTGGCTTGTGTTATTTACAATCCGCTGCTCATAGGTTTAAGCATAGCCGTAGGTATCCTGGGAGGGTTTGCTGCTGGCGAACTTACCGGCAACTGGACCATATCAGATTTTACTACAGGAGTGCAGATGTACATGCCCATGCTGTTTTATTATTACGCCTTTATCAAGACCATCGTTTTTGCATTTATCATAGCCAGTGTACCCTCTTACTTTGGATATAACGTAAGCGGCGGATCACTTGAAGTGGGTCGCTCCAGTACACAGGCGGTGGTTTGGACCATGGTTTTCATCATTATTTCAGAATTATTATTAACGCAGATTATTTTAGGGTAA
- the pgi gene encoding glucose-6-phosphate isomerase produces the protein MLPKINPTQTKAWLALSEHFAQNDFELRTLFNYNPERFNQFSIKRPDFLFDFSKNLIDERTFELLLNLAEECDLNSAITKMFSGDIINETEGRAVLHTALRDFSETEILVDGENIKPAVRRVLEQMKAFSEDVISGRHKGFTGKVITDVVNIGIGGSDLGPVMVCRALKHYRTRLNVHFVSNVDGNHIAEVLKELDPETTLFIVASKTFTTQETMTNAESAKTWFLSRGTQNDVAKHFVALSTNTEAVNEFGIAEENIFEFWDWVGGRYSLWSAIGLSIVLAVGYENFEQLLKGANETDLHFRTAEFSENIPVIMALLGVWYRNFHHAGTYAILPYSQYLDRFPAYLQQGDMESNGKCTDRNGQFVQYETGPVIWGEPGTNGQHAFYQLIHQGTEFIPADFIAFVKSCNNVSDHQEKLLANFFAQTEALAFGKTPIEVQEELQLAGKTQEEIKRIQNHKVFHGNTPTNSLLFNALTPFILGQLIALYEHKIFVQGIIWNIFSFDQFGVELGKTLASKILPELQNGAATDTHDSSTNGLINYYNNKK, from the coding sequence ATGCTGCCCAAAATCAATCCTACCCAAACAAAGGCCTGGTTGGCCCTAAGCGAACACTTTGCGCAAAATGATTTTGAACTCCGCACACTTTTCAATTACAATCCGGAAAGATTTAACCAGTTTTCCATAAAAAGACCAGATTTCCTCTTTGACTTTTCCAAAAATCTTATAGACGAAAGGACATTTGAACTGCTGCTGAACCTGGCGGAGGAATGTGATCTGAATTCGGCCATAACTAAAATGTTTTCGGGTGATATCATCAATGAAACAGAAGGACGGGCAGTCCTGCACACGGCGCTTAGGGATTTCTCTGAAACTGAAATCCTGGTTGACGGCGAAAATATAAAACCGGCTGTCCGGAGAGTCCTGGAACAGATGAAGGCTTTTTCTGAGGATGTAATTTCGGGTAGGCACAAAGGATTTACCGGTAAGGTGATCACCGACGTTGTGAATATTGGTATTGGAGGATCAGACCTGGGGCCTGTGATGGTATGCCGGGCACTGAAACATTACCGGACGCGGTTAAATGTTCATTTCGTGTCCAACGTGGACGGAAATCATATCGCGGAAGTACTGAAAGAACTGGATCCGGAAACGACGCTGTTTATCGTAGCTTCAAAGACATTCACCACTCAGGAAACGATGACCAATGCCGAATCGGCGAAAACCTGGTTCCTCAGTCGTGGCACTCAAAACGATGTGGCCAAACATTTCGTGGCCCTTTCCACAAATACAGAAGCAGTAAATGAATTCGGCATAGCTGAAGAAAATATTTTTGAATTCTGGGACTGGGTAGGCGGACGCTATTCACTTTGGAGCGCCATTGGGCTCAGCATTGTGCTGGCAGTGGGTTATGAGAACTTTGAACAGCTGCTGAAAGGCGCAAATGAAACCGATCTGCATTTCCGGACTGCGGAGTTTAGTGAAAATATTCCCGTAATCATGGCACTTTTAGGGGTGTGGTATAGAAATTTCCACCATGCGGGAACATACGCAATCCTTCCCTATTCCCAGTACCTGGACCGTTTTCCCGCCTACCTGCAGCAGGGTGACATGGAGAGCAACGGCAAATGCACCGACCGCAACGGGCAGTTCGTGCAGTATGAAACAGGACCTGTGATCTGGGGTGAGCCCGGCACAAACGGGCAGCATGCCTTTTACCAACTTATCCATCAGGGAACTGAGTTTATTCCGGCGGATTTTATAGCATTTGTGAAGTCGTGTAATAATGTTTCCGATCATCAGGAAAAACTCCTTGCCAATTTCTTTGCCCAGACTGAAGCGCTGGCATTCGGCAAAACACCTATTGAAGTTCAGGAGGAACTGCAACTGGCGGGTAAAACGCAGGAAGAAATTAAAAGGATACAGAATCATAAGGTTTTCCACGGAAATACACCTACCAATTCGCTGTTATTTAATGCATTAACACCATTCATACTGGGGCAGCTCATCGCACTTTACGAACATAAAATCTTTGTACAGGGAATTATCTGGAATATTTTCAGTTTTGACCAGTTCGGCGTGGAACTGGGAAAAACGCTGGCTTCCAAGATCTTACCTGAATTACAGAATGGTGCCGCGACAGATACACATGACAGTTCCACCAACGGACTCATCAATTACTATAATAATAAAAAATAA
- a CDS encoding 7-carboxy-7-deazaguanine synthase QueE has protein sequence MTANQEILLKEGKMLPVMEHFYTIQGEGAHTGTAAYFIRLGGCDVGCHWCDVKESWDPTLHPLMDVIQVAETAASYCRTIVLTGGEPLMWNLEILTLRLKELGCTIHIETSGAYKRTGILDWITLSPKKTGLPQPEIYEAANELKVIVFNRHDLKFAEEQAAKVTPGCRLYLQSEWSKRNEIYPLITEFILQNPRWQASVQTHKYLNIP, from the coding sequence ATGACAGCAAATCAGGAAATATTATTGAAAGAAGGGAAGATGCTTCCGGTAATGGAGCATTTCTACACCATTCAGGGCGAAGGTGCCCACACTGGAACAGCGGCCTATTTTATCCGCCTGGGCGGCTGCGATGTAGGCTGCCACTGGTGCGATGTAAAGGAAAGCTGGGATCCCACACTTCACCCGCTTATGGATGTGATCCAGGTAGCCGAAACGGCAGCCAGCTACTGCAGGACCATTGTCCTTACAGGCGGCGAACCTTTGATGTGGAACCTGGAAATCCTGACCCTGCGCCTAAAGGAATTAGGATGCACCATACATATTGAAACTTCAGGCGCTTATAAAAGGACCGGCATTTTGGACTGGATTACGCTGTCACCCAAAAAGACAGGCTTACCACAACCTGAAATCTACGAGGCTGCAAATGAACTGAAGGTCATCGTATTTAACCGTCATGATTTAAAATTCGCAGAAGAACAGGCAGCGAAAGTAACCCCCGGCTGCCGCTTATATTTACAGAGTGAATGGAGCAAACGTAATGAAATTTACCCCCTTATTACAGAATTCATTCTTCAGAATCCACGTTGGCAAGCTTCGGTGCAGACTCATAAATACCTAAATATTCCCTGA
- a CDS encoding ABC transporter ATP-binding protein, producing the protein MIEIKDLRKKFDETEVLKGISTTFETGKVNLIIGQSGSGKTVFLKSLLNVYEPTSGGILFDGRDITKMKREEKQILRAEIGTVFQGSALFDSMTVEENIMFPLDMFTNLTFREKKRRVIDVMGRVHLDKAGRKFPAEISGGMQKRVAIARAIVNNPKYLFCDEPNSGLDPYTANVIDDLLVDITKEYNTTTIINTHDMNSVMTIGEKIVYLRLGIKEWEGNKDNVITARNKNLIDFVYSSELFKELRDYFLTNDKTSIENIVTNPKTDEK; encoded by the coding sequence ATGATAGAAATTAAAGACCTACGTAAAAAGTTTGATGAAACTGAAGTGCTGAAAGGCATCTCAACCACCTTTGAGACCGGTAAGGTAAATCTGATCATCGGGCAAAGTGGTTCAGGCAAAACTGTTTTCCTGAAATCCCTTCTAAACGTATACGAACCCACGAGCGGGGGGATCCTGTTTGACGGCCGCGATATCACTAAAATGAAGCGTGAGGAAAAACAGATCCTTCGAGCTGAAATCGGTACCGTATTTCAGGGTAGTGCCCTTTTTGATTCCATGACGGTGGAGGAAAATATTATGTTTCCGCTGGACATGTTCACAAATCTGACGTTCAGAGAGAAAAAAAGACGGGTAATTGATGTGATGGGTCGGGTACACCTGGACAAAGCAGGCCGTAAATTTCCCGCCGAGATCTCCGGTGGAATGCAGAAAAGGGTGGCCATAGCCCGTGCCATTGTGAATAACCCTAAATACCTGTTCTGTGATGAGCCAAATTCCGGTTTGGATCCTTATACAGCGAATGTGATTGATGACTTGCTGGTAGACATTACTAAAGAATACAATACGACAACTATCATCAACACACATGACATGAACTCAGTGATGACCATTGGCGAAAAAATTGTATACCTTCGACTCGGAATCAAGGAGTGGGAAGGCAACAAGGACAATGTGATTACAGCACGCAATAAAAATCTGATTGACTTCGTTTATTCGTCAGAACTGTTTAAAGAACTTCGGGACTATTTCCTGACCAACGATAAGACTTCAATTGAAAATATAGTAACTAATCCCAAGACTGATGAAAAATAA
- the folD gene encoding bifunctional methylenetetrahydrofolate dehydrogenase/methenyltetrahydrofolate cyclohydrolase FolD — MAQILDGLKISKDIKQEIKAEVEKIVAAGQRPPHLAAILVGENGASKAYVNSKVKDCKEVGFKSTLLKFSDTITEAELLSEIEKLNVDTGIDGFIVQLPIPKGMDEEKVIEAISPDKDVDGFHPENFGRMALEMEAYLPATPYGIMTLLERYNIPTQGKHCVVIGRSRIVGRPMSILMSTKGNPGNATVTVVHSHTQNIEEFTKNADIVIVALGAPKYLKGDMIKDGAVIIDVGISRVEDEGPKGYHLEGDVDYESCVEKASWITPVPGGVGPMTRAMLMKNTLLAYKRKF; from the coding sequence ATGGCGCAAATACTGGACGGATTAAAAATCTCCAAGGACATTAAGCAGGAAATTAAGGCAGAAGTTGAAAAAATTGTAGCTGCGGGGCAAAGACCCCCACATCTTGCCGCGATCCTGGTGGGTGAAAACGGAGCCAGCAAGGCCTATGTAAACAGTAAAGTAAAAGACTGTAAGGAAGTTGGATTCAAATCCACCCTGCTTAAATTCAGCGATACCATAACTGAAGCCGAGTTGCTCAGCGAGATTGAAAAACTGAACGTGGATACCGGGATTGACGGCTTTATCGTGCAGTTGCCGATTCCAAAAGGTATGGACGAGGAAAAGGTAATTGAAGCCATAAGTCCTGATAAGGATGTGGACGGTTTCCATCCGGAAAATTTTGGCCGAATGGCTCTGGAGATGGAAGCTTATCTGCCCGCCACACCTTATGGCATCATGACTTTACTGGAGAGATATAACATCCCAACCCAGGGAAAACACTGTGTGGTCATTGGCCGCAGCCGGATTGTGGGAAGACCCATGAGTATCCTGATGAGTACCAAAGGTAATCCCGGGAACGCTACTGTAACTGTAGTGCACAGCCATACACAGAACATTGAAGAATTTACGAAAAATGCAGATATTGTGATTGTAGCCCTGGGCGCACCTAAATACCTGAAAGGCGATATGATTAAGGATGGTGCCGTAATTATTGACGTGGGAATCTCACGCGTAGAAGATGAAGGACCAAAAGGCTATCACCTGGAAGGCGATGTGGACTATGAGAGCTGTGTGGAAAAAGCTTCGTGGATTACGCCTGTACCGGGCGGTGTAGGTCCGATGACAAGGGCAATGCTTATGAAAAACACACTGCTTGCCTACAAGAGGAAATTTTAG
- a CDS encoding exopolysaccharide biosynthesis polyprenyl glycosylphosphotransferase produces the protein MQQLRFSRYFKGFIILLDILIITAVFVFFFIRRNYDLKIRDVDWEQNILSILLLTLFWILLSGRTRLYDIPRNLTYTLYLERIVTHILIFLFGIILLGKVSNNIFLKTERFDLAISIFIVFYLLKSAIFFLLKSIRSMGINIRNIMFLGSRNDARQILEEVLRTRSDYGLVIYDYPEGPVDTAQLTEFWRENGIYTLYMPTDNAGISAETRSEIFRLAENCKVRIALIPAIDQNNFFNYEINYIETQPVLTQSKFPLQYFTNFLLKRVWDLLFSLVILVAVCSWLFPLVAILIKLDSKGPVFFRQKRYGLNDRIFNCFKFRTMVVNDQSATRTTQKNDDRITAVGKFLRFTSIDEMPQFINVLLGHMSVVGPRPHMLLVDDYYKTRIGRYAIRSMVKPGITGLAQVNGLRGDYGDMSIEMKKRILADTFYVKNWSMVLDLVIILKTVFLVIRGDKKAA, from the coding sequence ATGCAACAACTTCGGTTCTCACGATATTTTAAAGGATTTATTATACTGCTCGATATTCTGATTATCACAGCAGTTTTTGTGTTTTTCTTTATCCGGCGCAATTATGATCTGAAAATCAGAGATGTGGACTGGGAGCAAAATATACTTTCTATCCTGCTTCTCACCCTTTTCTGGATTCTGCTTAGCGGACGGACGCGGCTGTATGATATACCGCGGAATCTGACCTATACTCTATATCTGGAGAGAATTGTAACTCATATCCTTATTTTCCTTTTCGGAATTATCCTTTTAGGTAAAGTAAGCAATAACATTTTTCTGAAAACCGAACGCTTTGATCTTGCCATCAGCATATTTATCGTGTTCTACCTTCTTAAATCGGCCATTTTCTTTTTGCTGAAATCGATACGCAGCATGGGTATCAACATCAGAAACATTATGTTTCTGGGAAGCCGGAATGATGCGAGGCAAATCCTGGAAGAAGTATTGCGTACCCGCAGCGATTACGGCCTCGTAATCTATGATTATCCGGAAGGTCCTGTAGATACGGCCCAACTCACTGAGTTTTGGCGTGAAAACGGTATTTACACACTTTATATGCCCACGGACAATGCAGGAATATCAGCAGAAACCAGAAGTGAGATCTTCAGACTGGCAGAAAACTGTAAAGTTCGCATTGCACTCATACCGGCAATTGACCAAAACAATTTCTTCAACTACGAAATCAACTATATTGAGACCCAGCCCGTACTCACCCAGTCTAAATTCCCGCTGCAATATTTCACCAATTTCTTACTCAAGCGTGTGTGGGACCTGTTGTTTTCGTTGGTCATCCTGGTCGCGGTTTGCTCCTGGCTGTTTCCGCTGGTTGCCATTCTCATTAAGCTGGACAGCAAAGGCCCGGTATTTTTCAGGCAAAAGCGATACGGACTGAACGACAGGATATTCAACTGCTTTAAGTTCCGGACTATGGTAGTGAACGACCAATCGGCTACGCGGACTACGCAGAAAAATGACGACAGGATCACGGCAGTGGGAAAGTTCCTGCGCTTTACCAGCATAGACGAGATGCCGCAGTTCATCAATGTACTGCTGGGACACATGTCCGTAGTTGGGCCCCGGCCACATATGCTTTTGGTTGATGATTATTACAAGACCCGAATAGGCCGCTATGCGATACGAAGTATGGTGAAACCCGGGATTACAGGTCTTGCACAGGTAAACGGACTTCGCGGTGATTATGGCGACATGAGTATTGAGATGAAAAAACGCATCCTGGCCGATACATTTTACGTAAAAAACTGGAGCATGGTCCTGGATTTGGTAATCATCTTAAAAACCGTTTTCCTGGTGATCAGAGGCGACAAAAAAGCAGCCTGA